A single region of the Drosophila miranda strain MSH22 chromosome 2, D.miranda_PacBio2.1, whole genome shotgun sequence genome encodes:
- the LOC108154130 gene encoding uncharacterized protein LOC108154130, with the protein MLLQIVSLAAILTAAQCFQLNMTQFYEMPQLYDLDDYDRCMQELDGETSTYCFVRAQVQPDESVAAWRAIAEISRYDRHHFDHRQLYFGLCLRECEASLAGLDDAELESLQPGLLTENEKVNVYLGLFSMESQNREQHQRLTSACLNWRLKRRGFSLRAKSVVEYCDEAGRVVQDDAWNLTFYGLLCGLMVLASLGSLVDLLLKRRRHDKMLKERDHYKTPPKSLAQQLLLTFSVARNWYRLNQEPNGKIGRELRFLDCFKFFSMFMVIFAHTNWVIYESAISNPQDPERLLHTAAGTLLVSGSLITVTFFVISGLLLTINWLAVARTVQSKAESWTFLQYAVLFVKFNVFRYIRLTVPYAFVLLLSGVYFDTAGGPLWRHIYEREQLACRRNWWTNLLYINNFVQTDERVSGSIPSC; encoded by the exons TGACGCAGTTCTATGAGATGCCGCAGCTGTACGACTTGGACGACTACGACCGCTGCATGCAGGAACTGGATGGGGAGACCTCCACCTACTGCTTTGTCCGGGCCCAAGTCCAACCGGATGAGTCGGTGGCCGCCTGGCGAGCCATCGCCGAGATCTCGCGCTACGATCGCCATCACTTCGACCACCGCCAGCTGTACTTTGGCCTCTGCCTGAGGGAATGCGAGGCCTCCCTGGCCGGACTGGACGACGCCGAGCTGGAATCGCTGCAGCCGGGTCTGCTCACGGAAAATGAGAAG GTGAATGTGTACCTGGGGCTGTTCTCTATGGAGTCGCAGAACCGAGAGCAACATCAGCGGCTGACGAGTGCCTGCCTCAACTGGCGGCTGAAGCGGCGAGGATTCAGTCTGCGGGCCAAGAGCGTGGTGGAGTACTGCGATGAGGCTGGACGAGTGGTCCAGGATG ATGCCTGGAACTTGACATTCTATGGGCTACTGTGCGGTCTGATGGTTCTGGCCAGCTTGGGCAGTCTCGTGGATCTCTTGCTGAAGCGGCGGCGTCACGACAAGATGCTCAAGGAGCGGGATCACTACAAGACCCCACCCAAGAGCCTCgcccagcagctgctgctcacCTTCTCGGTGGCTCGGAACTGGTATCGGCTCAACCAGGAGCCCAACGGCAAGATCGGACGCGAGCTGCGCTTCCTCGACTGCTTCAAGTTCTTTTCCATGTTCATGGTTATCTTTGCGCACACCAACTGGGTGATCTACGAGAGCGCCATCAGCAATCCCCAGGATCCCGAGCGTCTTTTACACACGGCCGCGGGCACACTCCTCGTCTCCGGCTCTCTCATCACGGTAACGTTCTTTGTGATCAGTGGCCTCCTTCTCACCATCAACTGGCTGGCGGTGGCGCGTACGGTGCAGTCCAAGGCAGAGTCCTGGACCTTTCTGCAGTACGCCGTGCTCTTTGTCAAGTTCAACGTGTTCCGCTACATTCGACTGACAGTGCCCTATGCCTTTGTTCTGCTCTTGAGCGGCGTGTACTTTGACACTGCCGGAGGTCCGCTCTGGCGGCACATCTACGAGCGGGAGCAACTGGCCTGCCGTCGTAACTGGTGGACCAATCTCCTGTACATCAACAACTTTGTGCAGACGGACGAGCGCGTAAGTGGATCCATACCGAGCTGCTAA